In the genome of Vicia villosa cultivar HV-30 ecotype Madison, WI linkage group LG7, Vvil1.0, whole genome shotgun sequence, one region contains:
- the LOC131620342 gene encoding pre-mRNA-splicing factor 38-like isoform X1: MIRTVAKLLKVVAADTGGSDGCSGVVLEPWILLQLDEDLQRARCIVVDGDASSLLLGHAHGKFLRMFLGPINVRASRKDVQLKDYKYVRILGAFYLQLTGSDTDVYHYLEPFYNDYRKLRRKLADGRKFLNVIVT; encoded by the exons ATGATTAGAACA GTTGCGAAATTGCTGAAGGTCGTCGCGGCGGATACAGGAGGGAGTGATGGCTGTTCCGGCGTGGTGTTGGAGCCGTGGATACTGTTGCAGTTAGATGAAGATTTGCAGAGAGCCAGATGTATTGTTGTTGATGGTGATGCTTCTTCGCTTCTTCTAGGACATGCTCACG GGAAGTTTCTGAGGATGTTTTTGGGTCCTATTAATGTTCGTGCATCTCGTAAGGATGTGCAGCTTAAGGATTACAA GTATGTGAGGATACTTGGTGCTTTTTATTTGCAACTTACTGGATCTGATACTGATGTGTACCATTATCTGGAACCATTCTATAATGATTATAGAAAACTGAGGCGAAAGTTAGCTGATGGACGTAAGTTTTTGAATGTTATTGTGACCTAA
- the LOC131620342 gene encoding pre-mRNA-splicing factor 38-like isoform X2: MVAKLLKVVAADTGGSDGCSGVVLEPWILLQLDEDLQRARCIVVDGDASSLLLGHAHGKFLRMFLGPINVRASRKDVQLKDYKYVRILGAFYLQLTGSDTDVYHYLEPFYNDYRKLRRKLADGRKFLNVIVT; this comes from the exons ATG GTTGCGAAATTGCTGAAGGTCGTCGCGGCGGATACAGGAGGGAGTGATGGCTGTTCCGGCGTGGTGTTGGAGCCGTGGATACTGTTGCAGTTAGATGAAGATTTGCAGAGAGCCAGATGTATTGTTGTTGATGGTGATGCTTCTTCGCTTCTTCTAGGACATGCTCACG GGAAGTTTCTGAGGATGTTTTTGGGTCCTATTAATGTTCGTGCATCTCGTAAGGATGTGCAGCTTAAGGATTACAA GTATGTGAGGATACTTGGTGCTTTTTATTTGCAACTTACTGGATCTGATACTGATGTGTACCATTATCTGGAACCATTCTATAATGATTATAGAAAACTGAGGCGAAAGTTAGCTGATGGACGTAAGTTTTTGAATGTTATTGTGACCTAA